In Lycorma delicatula isolate Av1 chromosome 10, ASM4794821v1, whole genome shotgun sequence, a genomic segment contains:
- the LOC142331493 gene encoding uncharacterized protein LOC142331493 — MTWITYNPEYVFSKYSSLYNMCFQIPVLKGSCFGCCSLQMASIIIGLIKLSLLVLGSIGYLLLLIMFGIGVFSSEELPPYVRVRIVLVCVILTSMVAYLFYMIILFIIGVNKRSPSYMLPWIIFYRFCVLIEFLHILSYLYACGFESGLLLNVLALVLSTYILLVMYSCYKDIEAERPTYERHLDLSVSA, encoded by the exons ATCTTTGTACAACATGTGTTTTCAAATTCCAGTACTAAAAGGAAGTTGTTTTGGCTGTTGTTCACTGCAAATGGCCTCAATAATTAttggtttaattaaatta AGCTTGCTGGTACTGGGTTCAATtggatatttattactattaataatgttCGGTATTGGTGTATTCTCATCAGAAGAATTACCTCCGTATGTAAGAGTTC gtaTTGTTTTGGTATGCGTTATATTAACTTCTATGGTAGCATatcttttttatatgattattttgttcataattggAGTTAATAAG AGAAGTCCCAGTTATATGCTTCCATGgattatattttacagattttgtgTACTCATTGAATTCCTGCATATATTGTCATATTTATATGCATGTGGATTTGAGTCTGGACTCTTGCTAAATGTATTAGCATTAG ttttGTCTACGTATATCCTGCTAGTGATGTATAGTTGCTATAAAGATATTGAGGCTGAAAGACCTACTTATGAACGACACTTGGATCTATCAGTTTCTGCTTGA